A window of the Nitrosococcus wardiae genome harbors these coding sequences:
- a CDS encoding metallophosphoesterase — protein MENFNVRRPGGQMNRVLGLWLCMTTGVGGVLQAEEGSSVPRSPGAEFSFALIGDLPYEDEQVASFNRLIDHVNRDCTVQFILHAGDIKGGGERCDNDRILARFAQYQRFNRAFIYTPGDNEWTDCHRLSSGGYYPLERLDFLRRTFFPAPDQSTGRHPIRVLSQSEVRGFEDFVENVMFVRNNVVFGTLHVVGSNNDLRPWTGFDPFDSVDHPRDDRLAEFKRRRDAVLAWLDAIFGQAKEIETRGIFITMQADPRFDLPQDDPDRTGFKEIINHLRELTAIFKKPVVLAHGDFHEYWVDKPFDTPHDDPRLPHFTRIQTFGSPRVNWVKVGIAPHLPALFVFEQKIISP, from the coding sequence ATGGAAAACTTCAATGTACGGCGACCTGGGGGGCAAATGAATCGAGTATTGGGGTTATGGTTGTGTATGACCACTGGGGTTGGCGGGGTTCTCCAGGCAGAGGAGGGTTCTAGTGTCCCTAGGTCTCCTGGGGCAGAGTTTTCCTTTGCCCTTATCGGGGATCTGCCTTATGAAGATGAGCAGGTGGCGTCCTTTAACCGGTTGATTGACCACGTCAACCGGGATTGTACCGTCCAGTTTATTCTCCATGCCGGTGATATCAAAGGTGGGGGGGAACGCTGCGATAACGACCGTATTCTGGCCCGTTTTGCCCAGTATCAGAGATTCAACCGAGCGTTCATCTATACTCCAGGGGATAATGAATGGACCGATTGCCATCGCCTCAGCAGTGGCGGTTATTATCCGCTTGAGCGGCTCGATTTTCTGCGCCGGACTTTCTTCCCCGCCCCGGATCAATCCACTGGCCGTCACCCTATCCGCGTCCTCAGCCAGAGCGAGGTGCGGGGGTTTGAGGACTTTGTGGAAAACGTCATGTTTGTCAGAAATAACGTCGTTTTCGGTACGCTCCACGTGGTGGGTAGCAATAATGACTTGCGACCCTGGACTGGTTTCGATCCCTTTGATTCGGTGGATCATCCCCGTGACGATAGGCTCGCTGAATTCAAGCGGCGCCGCGATGCGGTTTTGGCTTGGTTAGATGCTATCTTTGGCCAGGCCAAGGAGATAGAGACCAGAGGTATTTTTATCACCATGCAGGCCGATCCCCGTTTCGATCTCCCGCAAGACGATCCAGATCGGACGGGTTTCAAGGAAATTATCAATCATCTTCGGGAATTGACTGCTATATTCAAGAAACCTGTGGTACTGGCCCACGGGGATTTCCATGAGTATTGGGTGGACAAGCCGTTTGATACCCCTCATGACGATCCCCGCCTGCCCCACTTCACGCGTATTCAAACCTTTGGCAGCCCCCGAGTGAACTGGGTTAAGGTGGGTATCGCCCCTCATTTGCCGGCTCTGTTCGTTTTCGAGCAAAAAATCATCAGTCCCTGA
- a CDS encoding S1C family serine protease, whose translation MAQRGQVPIGLLALLLLLAFMGGVGWKAFTEGFLGTSLQAEPRPVLARGGLAADEKSTIELFREVSPSVVFITTLSLRRDGFSLNVQEIPRGTGSGFIWDEQGHIVTNFHVIQGSSAAQVALHDRSTWDAKLVGVAPEKDLAVLRIKAPANKLRPIAIGSSRELQVGQKSFAIGNPFGLDQTLTTGVVSALGRKIESAARIPIRNVIQTDAAINPGNSGGPLLDSAGRLIGVNTAIYSPSGAYAGIGFAIPVDTVNWVVPELITKGRIERPTLGVELLAAQTVANMNIEGAAILRVVPGSGAERAGLQGSWRDSLGRFHLGDIIVEIEGRPVRNYNDLVLTLERRQAGEKVQVDVLRGGERKRVAVELGPSA comes from the coding sequence GTGGCGCAACGAGGACAAGTTCCTATTGGTCTCTTAGCATTGCTCCTCTTACTTGCATTCATGGGAGGGGTAGGGTGGAAAGCGTTCACAGAAGGGTTTTTGGGCACTTCTCTCCAGGCCGAGCCACGACCTGTTCTAGCCCGAGGGGGTTTGGCGGCAGATGAGAAATCAACCATTGAGCTTTTTCGTGAAGTTTCCCCCTCGGTGGTTTTTATTACTACCCTGTCCCTGCGTCGAGACGGGTTCAGCTTGAATGTGCAAGAGATTCCCCGCGGTACCGGCTCAGGCTTTATTTGGGATGAGCAGGGCCATATCGTGACTAATTTCCATGTAATCCAGGGATCCAGTGCTGCCCAGGTGGCCCTCCATGACCGCTCCACTTGGGATGCAAAGCTGGTTGGTGTCGCGCCCGAGAAGGATCTGGCGGTATTGCGGATCAAGGCACCGGCAAATAAGCTGCGGCCTATCGCCATAGGAAGCTCGAGGGAGCTTCAGGTGGGCCAAAAATCATTTGCTATCGGGAATCCCTTTGGTCTAGATCAGACCTTAACCACGGGAGTGGTGAGCGCGTTGGGAAGAAAGATCGAATCGGCTGCAAGAATTCCTATTCGTAATGTAATCCAAACCGATGCCGCCATTAATCCAGGAAATTCGGGAGGTCCTTTGCTGGACAGTGCTGGCCGCTTAATTGGAGTCAATACCGCAATTTATAGTCCTTCTGGAGCCTATGCTGGCATTGGCTTTGCTATTCCAGTGGACACCGTTAATTGGGTCGTGCCGGAACTTATCACCAAGGGCCGGATTGAGAGGCCCACACTGGGGGTCGAGCTGCTGGCTGCTCAAACCGTAGCCAATATGAATATAGAGGGAGCAGCAATTCTGCGGGTAGTGCCGGGCAGTGGCGCCGAGCGGGCCGGTCTACAGGGCTCGTGGCGAGACTCTCTGGGACGGTTCCATTTGGGCGATATTATCGTGGAGATCGAGGGTCGGCCGGTGCGGAATTATAATGATTTGGTATTGACCTTGGAGCGACGCCAAGCGGGAGAGAAAGTCCAGGTTGACGTGCTTCGTGGGGGCGAACGAAAGCGGGTAGCAGTGGAACTAGGACCGTCAGCCTAG
- the gpmA gene encoding 2,3-diphosphoglycerate-dependent phosphoglycerate mutase translates to MVLLRHGESVWNLENRFTGWTDVDLSVNGIEEARLAGKILKNEGYQFDKVYTSVLKRAIRTLWIVEEVMDLMWLPTEKRWELNERHYGSLQGLNKAEMAKQYGPELVHQWRRGYAIEPPPLDDADPRHPRFDRRYAHLASEKIPASESLEKTLQRVIPCWEKDILPDIAAGKELIIVAHGNSLRALYKHLEGLSDQEVMELNIPTGIPLVFELDEAFRPTAHYYLADSEKGQVAVDGIAH, encoded by the coding sequence ATTGTTTTACTGCGTCATGGTGAAAGCGTATGGAATTTGGAGAATCGATTTACGGGCTGGACGGATGTTGATCTTTCTGTCAATGGCATTGAAGAGGCCCGTCTTGCGGGCAAGATATTGAAAAATGAAGGGTACCAATTTGATAAGGTCTACACTTCAGTACTTAAGCGGGCCATTCGTACCCTGTGGATTGTAGAAGAAGTCATGGACTTGATGTGGCTTCCTACAGAAAAACGGTGGGAGTTGAATGAACGCCATTATGGCAGTTTACAAGGACTGAACAAAGCGGAAATGGCCAAACAATATGGTCCGGAGCTGGTGCATCAATGGCGCCGAGGGTATGCGATTGAGCCGCCTCCATTGGATGATGCCGATCCGCGGCATCCGCGTTTTGATAGGCGTTATGCCCATTTAGCTTCGGAAAAAATTCCGGCCTCGGAATCCCTTGAGAAAACGCTTCAGCGGGTTATTCCCTGTTGGGAGAAAGATATTTTGCCGGATATTGCCGCGGGCAAGGAGCTGATTATTGTCGCCCATGGCAATTCTTTACGGGCCTTATACAAGCATCTTGAGGGGTTGTCCGATCAGGAAGTCATGGAGCTTAATATCCCCACTGGTATCCCCTTGGTGTTTGAACTAGATGAGGCTTTCCGGCCAACCGCCCATTATTATCTTGCCGACTCGGAAAAGGGACAGGTGGCTGTCGATGGGATCGCCCATTAG
- the hypE gene encoding hydrogenase expression/formation protein HypE — protein MNSHPGSRHVTLAHGSGGKAMRDLIETLFVRHFHNPWLTPLEDQARIGLGELSPGGNRLAFTTDSFVVDPLFFPGGDIGTLAVNGTINDLAMSGALPLYLSCGMILEEGLSITLLEEVVESMGRAADAAGVSIVTGDTKVVPRGAVDKLFINTTGLGVIPEGVHIASHRAQPGDAILVNGFMGDHGAAIVDARGELALDNPVESDCQPLQGLVAAMLSACPDIHCLRDATRGGVATVLNEFAQAAQVGMRLEEASLPVRETVRGVCEILGLDPLYLANEGKLVAIVPGEAAEAVLAAMRSHPAGQEGAIIGEVTAVPEGRVVLATALGGERIVDMLVGEQLPRIC, from the coding sequence ATGAATAGTCACCCGGGGAGTCGGCATGTCACCTTGGCTCATGGCAGTGGCGGCAAGGCCATGCGTGATCTCATTGAGACTCTCTTTGTCCGTCATTTTCATAATCCTTGGCTGACTCCCCTGGAAGACCAAGCCCGGATCGGGCTTGGAGAATTGTCACCAGGGGGAAATCGGCTTGCTTTTACCACTGATTCTTTTGTGGTTGATCCGCTATTTTTTCCCGGCGGCGATATCGGTACCCTGGCGGTCAACGGCACCATCAATGATCTTGCCATGAGTGGCGCTCTGCCCCTGTACTTAAGCTGTGGGATGATTCTGGAGGAAGGCCTTTCCATAACCCTTCTGGAGGAGGTGGTGGAGAGCATGGGCCGTGCCGCCGATGCTGCCGGGGTGAGTATCGTGACTGGCGACACCAAGGTAGTGCCTCGGGGAGCGGTGGATAAGCTGTTTATTAATACCACCGGTTTAGGCGTGATTCCGGAAGGTGTTCATATTGCCAGCCACCGGGCTCAACCTGGGGATGCTATCCTGGTCAATGGCTTTATGGGGGATCATGGGGCCGCTATCGTGGATGCCCGGGGGGAACTGGCCTTGGACAATCCGGTGGAAAGCGATTGTCAGCCCCTCCAGGGGCTAGTGGCAGCGATGCTGTCAGCCTGTCCTGATATCCACTGTCTGCGGGATGCCACCCGTGGTGGAGTGGCCACGGTGCTCAACGAATTTGCTCAAGCGGCCCAGGTGGGGATGCGTCTTGAGGAAGCTTCACTGCCGGTGCGAGAGACGGTCCGGGGCGTCTGTGAAATCTTGGGATTGGATCCTCTCTACTTGGCTAATGAAGGAAAGCTGGTGGCGATAGTGCCCGGTGAGGCAGCGGAAGCTGTTTTAGCGGCTATGCGTTCCCACCCCGCCGGCCAGGAGGGGGCGATAATTGGCGAAGTGACGGCGGTCCCTGAGGGAAGAGTGGTGCTGGCGACTGCCCTAGGGGGGGAGCGTATTGTGGATATGCTGGTGGGGGAGCAACTGCCTCGCATCTGCTAA
- the hypD gene encoding hydrogenase formation protein HypD has translation MKYVDEFRDPAKARYLLGEINRQIEQIATCQVRPLQLMEVCGGHTHALFKYGIETLLPEVIELVHGPGCPVCVLPMGRVDDCVALAEQGGVIFTTFGDPMRVPGSRKSLAQAKAEGADIRMVYSPLDALKLARQHPEREVVFFGLGFETTIPSTAFTVLQAEREGINNFSVFCNHITIIPTIKAILDSPDMQLDGFLGPGHVSMVIGTRPYGFIAERYHKPVVIAGFEPLDVLQAVAMVLRQIAKRRAEVENQYGRVVPQEGNRAALTALSQVFEVREYFEWRGLGSIDYSGVRLRQRYARYDAERRFSLPNLKIADPKACQCGEVLKGILKPRECKVFGTACTPETPLGALMVSSEGACAAYYRFGRLQQQTPAHSRETMDQA, from the coding sequence ATGAAATATGTGGATGAATTCCGGGATCCGGCAAAGGCCCGTTATTTGCTCGGGGAAATCAACCGGCAGATAGAACAGATTGCCACCTGTCAGGTCCGTCCCTTGCAGCTGATGGAGGTCTGTGGCGGCCATACCCATGCCTTATTCAAATACGGGATTGAGACCCTGTTGCCCGAGGTTATCGAACTGGTCCATGGGCCAGGTTGTCCAGTGTGTGTATTGCCCATGGGGCGGGTTGATGATTGTGTTGCCCTTGCCGAGCAAGGGGGAGTAATTTTCACCACCTTCGGGGATCCCATGCGGGTACCGGGTTCCCGCAAGAGTTTGGCCCAGGCCAAAGCCGAGGGGGCCGATATCCGGATGGTCTACTCGCCTCTGGATGCTTTAAAGCTGGCTCGCCAGCACCCGGAGCGGGAAGTGGTGTTTTTCGGCTTGGGCTTTGAGACCACTATTCCCAGTACCGCCTTCACCGTGCTTCAGGCCGAGCGCGAAGGGATCAACAATTTCTCGGTTTTTTGTAATCACATCACCATTATTCCCACCATTAAAGCCATTCTGGACTCCCCGGACATGCAATTGGACGGCTTTCTGGGACCGGGCCATGTGAGTATGGTGATTGGCACCCGTCCCTATGGTTTCATCGCGGAGCGTTACCATAAACCGGTGGTGATTGCTGGCTTTGAGCCCCTCGATGTGTTGCAAGCGGTAGCCATGGTGCTGCGGCAGATTGCCAAAAGACGGGCAGAGGTGGAAAATCAGTATGGCCGAGTGGTTCCTCAGGAGGGTAATCGGGCGGCGCTGACAGCCCTTAGTCAGGTTTTTGAGGTGCGGGAATATTTTGAATGGCGAGGGCTCGGCTCCATCGATTATTCCGGGGTGCGGCTGCGGCAGCGCTATGCCCGCTATGATGCAGAGCGGCGTTTTTCTCTTCCTAATCTTAAAATCGCCGATCCCAAAGCCTGCCAGTGTGGGGAGGTCCTCAAGGGGATTCTCAAGCCCAGGGAATGCAAGGTTTTTGGCACTGCTTGTACTCCTGAAACCCCCTTAGGGGCCTTGATGGTGTCTTCTGAAGGAGCTTGCGCCGCTTACTACCGGTTTGGTCGCCTCCAGCAGCAAACACCGGCCCATTCCCGAGAAACGATGGATCAAGCCTAA
- a CDS encoding D-sedoheptulose-7-phosphate isomerase, with translation MDEDPLHSLYPFLQKGQKAPEEGDSGLLESVRQKAADSLSVKQTFFDAHLHQMVAVAHTLAAVYRGGGRLFTMGNGGSSCDAAHIAVEFQHPVTAGRPALPATHLGADTALMTALGNDVGFKHVFVRQLLAHAKAGDGLIGISTSGNSENLLAAFAKAKELGLATIGLTGMSGGTMAKSPFLDHCLIVPTDSIHRIQECHVAIYHILWDLVHTLLADDRGKSVTYQGNSVL, from the coding sequence ATGGATGAGGATCCACTCCACTCCCTTTATCCCTTTCTCCAGAAGGGGCAGAAGGCACCCGAGGAAGGCGATAGTGGGCTGTTGGAATCAGTGCGCCAAAAGGCCGCGGATAGTCTCTCGGTAAAGCAGACCTTTTTTGACGCTCACCTTCACCAAATGGTGGCGGTGGCTCATACTCTGGCTGCCGTCTACCGGGGAGGAGGGCGCCTATTTACTATGGGGAATGGGGGGTCTAGTTGTGATGCGGCCCACATTGCCGTGGAATTCCAGCATCCGGTGACCGCGGGCCGGCCTGCCCTGCCTGCCACCCACCTAGGCGCAGATACCGCTTTGATGACGGCACTGGGCAATGATGTTGGTTTTAAGCATGTTTTTGTGCGGCAGTTGCTGGCCCACGCCAAGGCTGGGGATGGCCTCATTGGTATTTCCACCAGTGGCAATTCGGAGAACCTGCTGGCTGCGTTTGCTAAGGCCAAAGAGCTGGGGTTGGCCACCATCGGATTAACCGGCATGAGTGGCGGGACCATGGCAAAAAGTCCTTTCCTTGACCACTGTTTGATTGTGCCTACTGACAGCATCCACCGGATCCAAGAATGTCATGTCGCTATTTATCATATTCTCTGGGATTTGGTGCACACCTTACTTGCCGATGATCGGGGGAAGTCCGTCACCTATCAAGGGAACTCCGTCCTATGA
- a CDS encoding HypC/HybG/HupF family hydrogenase formation chaperone yields the protein MCLGIPAQIVNITDAENLLAVVSVGGVKREISLACVVEGDSPLEAWVGEWVLVHVGFAMSRIDPEEAEKTLKLLEELGELQAQMEGQQGLTPRDEQHG from the coding sequence ATGTGTTTGGGTATCCCAGCCCAGATTGTAAACATTACCGATGCCGAGAACTTGCTTGCCGTGGTCAGTGTCGGCGGGGTTAAGCGGGAAATTAGCTTGGCCTGCGTCGTAGAAGGCGATTCCCCCTTAGAGGCTTGGGTGGGAGAGTGGGTGTTGGTTCATGTGGGGTTTGCCATGAGCCGCATTGACCCGGAGGAGGCAGAGAAGACTTTGAAATTGCTTGAGGAGCTGGGTGAACTCCAAGCCCAAATGGAAGGTCAACAGGGGCTAACCCCCAGGGACGAACAGCATGGATGA
- the hypB gene encoding hydrogenase nickel incorporation protein HypB produces the protein MCTVCGCGEGEVTMEGEAHSHHPHHGHHSPHALARDFTPGPIWAHAPGLSQKRMVQIEQDILSKNDRYAQENRRYFQTHGILALNLVSSPGAGKTTLLVRTVEELKTQGPLAVIEGDQQTSNDVERIRATGAPALQINTGKGCHLDAHMVGHALERLRPLKDSLLFIENVGNLVCPAAFDLGEAHKVVVLSVTEGEDKPLKYPDMFHAARLMILNKIDLLPYLEFDVARCLEYAHRINPQMDVIQLSAQTGEGLADWYAWIGRQRQALIGQQSRRPVAAAGDPLAV, from the coding sequence ATGTGTACGGTATGCGGTTGCGGTGAAGGTGAAGTGACAATGGAGGGGGAAGCGCACTCTCACCACCCTCATCATGGGCATCATTCCCCCCATGCTCTGGCGAGGGATTTCACTCCAGGGCCGATTTGGGCCCACGCCCCTGGCTTGTCTCAAAAGCGGATGGTTCAGATCGAGCAAGATATCCTGAGTAAGAATGACCGTTATGCCCAGGAAAATCGCCGCTATTTTCAGACTCATGGGATTTTGGCATTGAACCTGGTTTCCAGCCCTGGTGCTGGCAAAACGACCTTGTTGGTCCGAACCGTTGAAGAACTCAAGACTCAGGGACCGCTGGCGGTGATTGAGGGGGATCAGCAAACCAGCAATGATGTGGAGCGCATTCGCGCTACTGGTGCTCCTGCATTGCAAATCAATACCGGCAAAGGCTGTCACCTGGATGCCCACATGGTAGGACATGCCCTAGAACGTCTACGCCCCCTGAAGGATAGTTTGCTGTTTATTGAGAATGTGGGCAATTTGGTTTGCCCTGCCGCCTTTGACTTAGGGGAAGCCCATAAGGTTGTGGTCCTTTCGGTCACGGAAGGGGAAGACAAACCCCTCAAGTATCCCGATATGTTTCATGCCGCCCGCCTCATGATCCTCAATAAGATAGATCTCTTGCCTTATTTGGAATTTGATGTGGCCCGTTGCCTGGAATATGCCCACCGGATTAATCCCCAGATGGACGTCATCCAGCTTTCCGCCCAGACTGGCGAGGGTTTAGCCGACTGGTACGCCTGGATTGGGCGGCAACGGCAAGCGTTGATTGGCCAGCAGTCGAGGAGACCGGTGGCGGCGGCGGGGGACCCCCTCGCTGTCTAG
- the hypA gene encoding hydrogenase maturation nickel metallochaperone HypA: MHELSLCEGVVQILEEQARIQSYSRVKTVWLEVGVLAGVELESLRFSFDAVTRGTLAEGARLEILSAPGRAKCLSCGETVVLNERFSPCPRCGGYPLQVTSGEELRIKELEVE, translated from the coding sequence ATGCACGAGCTTTCCCTCTGTGAAGGGGTGGTGCAAATATTGGAAGAGCAGGCCAGGATCCAGTCTTACTCCCGGGTCAAGACGGTATGGCTAGAGGTTGGGGTTCTGGCGGGTGTGGAGTTAGAATCTTTGCGGTTTAGTTTTGATGCGGTTACTCGGGGTACCCTGGCCGAGGGGGCGCGCTTAGAGATCCTTTCTGCCCCTGGCCGTGCTAAGTGTTTGTCCTGTGGGGAAACCGTTGTCCTCAATGAACGATTTTCCCCTTGCCCCCGGTGCGGCGGTTACCCGCTTCAGGTGACCAGCGGTGAGGAGTTGCGGATCAAAGAACTGGAGGTAGAGTGA
- a CDS encoding patatin-like phospholipase family protein, whose product MSPKEDDLALVMSGGGARAAYQIGFLNCLARLYPELKIPILTGVSAGAINAAYLANQPGNFGERVEDLTRVWAELNTEQVFRIDLFSIFRNVIRWGFRLLLGGASHAIEARSLLDTTPLEALLEQVFEPSGGYLTGIQRNLGGGELKALAITASNYSTGQSVSWVQGRELRRWERAHRKGIHCALKLKHVLASASLPIFFPAVEIDGCWYGDGGIRMTAPLSPAIHLGASRILAISTHYVPSYEEDNLPNIDHYPPPIQIAGALFDAIFLDVFDNDALRLGRINRLIARLPERQRYGLRPVKLLLLRPSQDLGKLANEYEPALPRSFRFMTRGLGTQETRSNDVLSLLMFQPDYLHRLMELGCHDAQKQSDEIRKFLEG is encoded by the coding sequence ATGAGCCCTAAAGAGGATGATCTTGCATTGGTGATGAGCGGTGGGGGGGCCCGTGCTGCTTATCAAATTGGTTTTCTCAATTGTCTTGCTCGGCTTTATCCCGAGCTAAAGATACCGATCTTAACCGGAGTCTCTGCCGGCGCTATTAATGCTGCTTATTTGGCCAATCAACCCGGTAATTTTGGGGAGAGAGTCGAAGATTTGACCCGGGTATGGGCGGAGCTTAACACAGAACAGGTGTTTCGGATTGATCTATTCTCCATTTTCCGTAATGTCATCCGCTGGGGGTTTCGCCTGCTGTTAGGGGGGGCTTCCCATGCTATTGAAGCCCGCAGCTTATTGGATACTACGCCCCTAGAGGCTCTCTTGGAGCAGGTTTTTGAGCCCAGTGGTGGCTATCTAACGGGCATTCAGCGTAATCTAGGGGGAGGAGAGCTTAAGGCCCTTGCCATCACCGCTTCCAATTATTCCACCGGCCAGTCTGTGAGTTGGGTACAAGGGAGAGAATTGCGGCGCTGGGAGCGGGCCCATCGGAAGGGTATCCACTGTGCCCTTAAGCTCAAGCATGTTCTGGCCTCGGCTTCTTTACCCATCTTTTTCCCAGCGGTGGAAATTGATGGTTGCTGGTATGGAGATGGGGGGATCCGCATGACTGCCCCTTTATCACCTGCTATCCACCTAGGGGCAAGCCGGATATTGGCTATCTCGACCCATTACGTCCCCAGCTACGAGGAAGATAATCTTCCTAATATTGATCATTATCCCCCCCCGATACAAATTGCCGGTGCTCTTTTCGATGCGATCTTTTTGGATGTGTTTGATAACGATGCCTTACGTTTGGGGCGGATTAACCGACTGATAGCCAGACTGCCTGAGAGACAGCGCTACGGTTTGCGTCCCGTTAAACTGTTGCTGCTGCGACCATCCCAGGATTTAGGTAAATTGGCCAACGAATATGAACCGGCACTGCCACGTTCCTTTCGCTTTATGACTCGGGGGTTGGGTACTCAGGAAACTCGCAGCAATGATGTCTTGAGCTTGCTCATGTTCCAGCCAGATTATCTCCATCGCCTCATGGAACTAGGTTGTCACGATGCCCAAAAGCAAAGTGATGAGATTCGCAAGTTTCTGGAAGGATAA
- a CDS encoding phytanoyl-CoA dioxygenase family protein, whose translation MPTPIRTKNPLFTFAFTPINPYPSGSSLCRTDVNKENGCLEIAPGKHKSGMFKEWAPLSEEEMKEMVFISCPTQPGDMVLFDSFTPHGSQPNLTDKQRRLLFITYNRLSEGDTREQYYEDKRKSYPQDCEREEGKEYVFRV comes from the coding sequence TTGCCTACACCTATCAGGACAAAAAACCCTCTCTTCACCTTCGCTTTCACCCCGATCAATCCTTACCCATCGGGATCTAGCTTATGTCGAACTGACGTCAATAAGGAAAATGGTTGCCTAGAAATTGCCCCAGGAAAGCATAAGAGTGGTATGTTCAAGGAATGGGCGCCTCTGAGCGAAGAAGAGATGAAGGAAATGGTGTTTATTTCTTGTCCGACTCAACCGGGAGATATGGTTTTATTTGATTCTTTTACTCCCCATGGATCTCAGCCTAACCTTACGGATAAGCAGCGTCGGCTTTTATTTATCACCTACAATCGCCTCTCGGAAGGAGATACCCGCGAGCAGTATTATGAGGACAAGCGTAAGAGTTACCCCCAGGACTGCGAGCGGGAGGAAGGAAAGGAATATGTATTCCGGGTTTAG
- a CDS encoding IS982 family transposase — MIDLERVFCEVDDFCQAFEPQWHQQLLHSGERKRRKTSSLSLSEVMTIIIAFHRSNYRTFKHYYTGYVAKYWRGAFPMLVSYPRFVELMSSALIPLCSYLHTRKGQVSGIGFIDSTPIIVCHRQRAPTHQLFRKKSHWGKHSMGWFYGFKLHLIINDEGELLAFKLTPANVDDRQPVPEMTRGMFGKLFGDKGYISQPLFDLLFERDLQLITKLKKNMKNKLLPLFDKILTRKRALIETVNDQLKNISQIEHTRHRSIANFMVNLVAALIAYTYQDKKPSLHLRFHPDQSLPIGI, encoded by the coding sequence ATGATAGATTTAGAGCGGGTTTTTTGTGAGGTCGATGATTTCTGCCAAGCGTTTGAACCCCAGTGGCATCAGCAGCTTCTACACTCAGGCGAGAGAAAGCGGCGAAAAACCTCAAGCCTGTCACTGAGTGAGGTGATGACGATTATCATTGCTTTCCATCGCTCGAACTATCGCACCTTTAAGCACTATTACACCGGCTATGTGGCGAAATACTGGCGGGGAGCCTTTCCTATGCTGGTCAGTTATCCCCGCTTTGTGGAACTGATGAGCTCGGCGTTGATTCCCTTGTGCAGTTATCTGCACACCCGTAAAGGCCAGGTCAGCGGTATTGGTTTTATTGATTCTACGCCCATTATCGTCTGCCATCGCCAACGGGCTCCTACCCATCAACTCTTTAGAAAAAAGTCCCACTGGGGCAAGCATTCCATGGGATGGTTTTATGGATTTAAGCTGCATTTGATCATCAACGATGAAGGGGAACTGCTCGCCTTCAAGCTGACCCCGGCCAATGTCGATGACCGCCAACCCGTTCCCGAGATGACCCGAGGGATGTTTGGAAAGCTCTTCGGGGATAAGGGGTATATTTCTCAGCCCCTCTTCGACCTCTTGTTTGAGCGGGACTTACAACTTATCACCAAGCTCAAGAAAAACATGAAAAACAAACTTCTTCCCTTGTTTGATAAGATCCTCACCCGAAAACGGGCCCTCATTGAAACGGTCAACGATCAGCTCAAAAATATCTCCCAAATTGAGCACACCCGCCATCGCAGCATCGCTAATTTTATGGTCAATCTAGTGGCCGCCCTGATTGCCTACACCTATCAGGACAAAAAACCCTCTCTTCACCTTCGCTTTCACCCCGATCAATCCTTACCCATCGGGATCTAG
- a CDS encoding phytanoyl-CoA dioxygenase family protein, giving the protein MSHLTEEQIEAFERDGFVVVRGFYDGQEIAQIKRWVEEVQAYSDAPGKYQRYYEDSLAEPGQRLLNRMENFSPYHRGFAQLFHKSKLQEAISELFGEPAVLFKEKINFKFPGGDGFKPHQDHQAGWWKYNNLCITALIGIDEANKTSVRHKRGAVFIVLGRR; this is encoded by the coding sequence ATGAGCCATTTGACAGAGGAGCAAATTGAAGCTTTTGAGCGTGATGGTTTTGTTGTGGTGCGGGGATTTTATGATGGCCAGGAAATAGCGCAGATTAAGCGCTGGGTAGAGGAGGTCCAAGCCTATTCCGATGCCCCCGGCAAGTATCAGCGTTACTACGAGGATTCCCTTGCCGAGCCTGGTCAGCGGCTTTTAAATCGCATGGAGAATTTCTCCCCCTATCATAGGGGGTTTGCCCAGCTGTTCCATAAGAGTAAGCTTCAGGAGGCTATTTCCGAACTCTTCGGTGAGCCGGCGGTCCTTTTCAAGGAAAAAATCAACTTCAAGTTCCCTGGCGGCGACGGTTTTAAGCCCCATCAGGACCACCAGGCAGGTTGGTGGAAATATAATAACCTCTGTATTACAGCGCTTATTGGCATTGATGAGGCCAATAAGACGTCAGTTCGACATAAGCGGGGGGCTGTTTTCATAGTCCTGGGTAGGAGATAG